CTATCGTCTTTCTGTTATTATGATTTCTTTAGCATAGGAACAAAAGCTTTACTGTAGATCCAATGCCCGTAATCATTGGGGTGGTTAATGTTGTTGAGTAGCAAGCTTGCTGGTGTTTTGCCTGCAGCAAGCTCTAGTATCCATTGGGCATGAGCGTCAACAACGCCGATCCCATATTCTTCTCCCAATCGGCGAATGACATTAGCATAATGGTTAGTCATACCACTCGTATGCTGCCATAGAGGGTTCGGCTCACATGGTGTCACGAGCAGAATGTCACTATCTCCAGCCTTCCGAATTGTGTCGATCATATAACGAAGGTTCTTTTCGAAGTCTTCCAGTGAAGTTGTATTGCCTTCCGGAAATTTATTCTGGTCGTTCATGCCATACCCTATCGAAACCAAGTCAGGCATAAGAGGAACGACATCTTCGTCTATACGGCTTACGCCGCCGTGAGTATCCTCACCACCGATTGACTTATTCTCAATTCGGATGCTAGCTTGCGGATACAAATCTAATAAAGTGCTTTTGATTCTCCCAAAATAGGTCAAGGACTCCTCGCTGGCTTCCCCGCCCGCGCTAATGCTGTCCCCATAAACGACATATAGGGCTTCTTCTCCCGAATTGAGCTTGCTGATCAACCTTTTTAGTAAAGTCGATTTTTCTAAGTCTATGGGGGTCAAACCTTTGTTCCCTGTAATAGATTCTGTAGAGTAGTCGACGTATATTGTGTAGGCACGGTTACTGAAATCAGCAAAGAGCTCGTGGTTGAAATCAATTAATCCGTACAACGGATTGAGCGCTCCGTCGGGAATTTGACTTCCCTCCACACGGCGTATCGTGCCTAGCTCGTAGTCGATAAGATAGTCTTTGCCTTCCACATAATCGATACGATCTACATGATCGAATTTTGATAGGCTTCGTACGGCTACCGGCTCGCCGGATAATGGACGGTATCGTAAGGGCAAAGCTTCCTCTTTAATAAGCACGAACGCTTCTGCAGTCTGCCTGTTCGCCATCGGTAGGGGTCACTCCTGTAAGCTTATTGTTATTTTTAGATTACCACTCGAGCACGACACCAAGGAAAAATTCTGATTTGTCCATGATCATACGCCATGCTTTTTCTGCGTCCTCTGCCTGGAATCTATGAGTAATTAAAGGTGTAGTTTGTAGCCATCCTTCGTGAATTCCAACAAGTGTATCGTCCATTCGCTGTGTTGTCCAGCCCGATGGGCTATGTAGCGTCATTTCCTGCATACGCAATTCTTGAATATCTACCATCCCTGTTGTACCTAGAAAACCGGCTGATACAAGGTGGCTATCCAGCTTCATTGCAGGCTTCAGCTCACGAAACGTATCCATGGCGCCAACTGTATCGACAACGACCGCGATGTCAGTACGATCACCGATCAGATTGGACACGTCGTTCTGTCTAAGGTTATAGGGATGAATTGAAGGTGGAAGCAAAGCTAATCTTTGGTCATGCCTGCCGAGCACCGTCACTTCCGCTCCTCGATATGCGAGAGTCTGTGCGGCCCATTGGCCAACCATACCATCTCCGATAACGACGGCAACGTCTCCTTGGGACACTGAAGGACGAATGCCACAATTGTAGCCGACCTGAGTGAGCACCAAACCGCTATAAGCTATCGGATCAGAGTTCTCAGGCAGCTTCCATACTTGGCTCTTATGAGTAACAGAAGGATTGATATGACCGCCTGTGTCGAACATCATCCCGTTTATTTTGCTAATGGAAGCGAACACTCGGTCTCCTGGCACTAAGCCTTTTACCTCATCGCCTACGCTTCTTACAATTCCAACCTTCTGGTAGCCTGCGACTTGTGGAAACGGTAGGATATCTTCAGGTCTAGTGACTTGTTCTCCGGTTACTCTCTCTCCATATAGAAAAGAGGATTCCGTTCCGTTGCTGATCCAAGAATATTCAAGATCGATAACAACGTCCTCGGCCCCTGGTTCAGGGACATCGACCTCCATGAAGCGAACCTGTCTTACGCCAGTGAATACGACAGCTTGAGCTTTCATATTAGCCTCCAATCTCTGCAACGGAGAAATCAGTCGCGGGGTAAGAATAGACCTTGATAGCTTCTTGCTTATTCAATAGCTTGATCGTTTCTTGATAACGGTACAAAGGGACATGGTGCGTTTGCAAGCATTCCGTGTTCAAGCCTTTGTTAGCCACGAGATCAAGGAGAAGGGCTTGATCGCTTTCCCCGAAGCTACGGTATTTATAGGACTCTAGCTTAATCCCCTTAAACCATAAGTCCCCACCATAACGGACCTCGCCTTTCAGTACACCGAAGATAACTAAGTGTGAATCTACTTTTTCAAGCAGACTTTGTACGGAAGCAGCTGCACCAACACAATCGTAGCCTAAGTCAAAGCGCTCGTCCTTAACATCGTCCGAATGCTTCGCCAAGCCTATTCCTAGGCTGTTAACGTAAGCGATCCGTTCACGGTTAATGTCCACGGCAGTTACGCTTGAAGCTCCCATCAGGCTAGCGGCTTGCATCGCGAGCATCCCAGCTGGTCCAAGGCCAGACACGAGCATCGATTTGCCAGTAATATCGCCGAATTGAAGCAAACCAATCAACACGCATTTTAATAGCTCGAAGGATACAGCTTGTTTCCATTCCACCGAATCGGGAAGCTTGATCAGCTCATGAGTGCGGTAATTTAGGTATTCAGCATAAGCGCCATTTCCGAGGAGATGCTCTAATGCGGCTACACGATCCCCCACCTTAAAGGATTGAACCTTGCTGCCCACCGCAACTACTGTTCCTGCCATCTCGTGTCCTGGAAATCCAGGGAGCAGGGGATAGTCCGGCTTCTTGGACGCATCAAACATGTCTTTACCGCCCATCATGCTAATATCCCAACGTGGGCATGTGGACACAATTTCTATGCGAACCGTCACTTGATCTTCTTGGGGGTCGGTTAACGGGATATCAATAATTTGGAATGCGTTTTCACCAATAATCTGTAGCGCTTTAATAGAAATCGCCTACTTTCATTTTTCTAGTATGGTGCTGGATTGATTGGTTTAAGTGTACAATAGAGATGCGGAATCGTCTTTGCACGCTGTAGTCCTTATTTATATATAATTTCGCTTATTTTATTGGATATTTCGGGGTTTTCATAATACATAGGTTGAACAATATTGACATTGTGTTGTGGGAGGGCTGAGGTCAATGAAGATTAGATATTGTGGTGCGGGAACCTTGTCACGATCGGCAGAAAAGCCAGGCGGGGGAATGCACACGTTGAGCCATGAAATTCTCTATATTACTGGGGGGAAAGTGAGATTTAAATGGCGGGGGAATGCTTGTGAAGCGGAAGCGCCAGCCGTATTTATTCTTTCTGCTTCGACTCCACACGAGCTGGAGAGCCTGCACGGAGAAGCTAAGTATCGTTTTCTGGAGTTAGTCGAGATGGAGGATTTTCCTTTTAGCGAGAAGCAAGTGGATGAGTGGAATTTCATGCAAATACGTAAGGATATTTATTCTAGAACGGTATTAGGTTCTTCTATTGTTCAATCTCTCGATTTCGTCTACCATCTTCAATCGACAGGTGAAGCTTTGCAAGATTCGAACCTCGGAGAGGTGTGCCTGCTCGAAGTCCGTAAAATGTACAAGCTTATCGCACATCTTCTAGAGGCAACCAGTAACCAGATTTCCGTAAGCAAGCATCAGGTGAAGCACAAGTCCCGGGCCGCGGTTGATTTGTTGATCGATTACATGGATTGGCGTTACAAGGAAAATATTACGCTAGAAGCTCTTGCTGGATGTGTATCGCTCGATCCTTCTTATCTTGTTCGGTTATTTAAGAAGCACGTTAATATGACGCCATTCGAGTACCTTCGAGACCTTCGTCTGAAAGCCGCCGCTAGCTACTTGTCTGGAAGCGATATGCCGATTAGCGCTATCATCCAAGAGACAGGGTTCACGAGTGTACATTACTTTACCCGCTTATTCAAAGCGAGGTATGGACAAAGCCCTGCTGAATGGCGCAAGCAGTTGAAGGGACATTAGTGGTAATAGGTAGGAATTAAGCGGAGATGCCGCATAACTCAGTCGTAAACGCGCCCCGGTGGAGGTAATTAGTAGGAGGTGCCGCGCAATTCAGTCACGAACGCACCCCAGTAGAGGTAGTTAGTAGGAGGTACCGCGCAACTCAGTCGCAAACGCACCCCAGTGGAGGAAGTTAGTAGGAGAAGCCGCGCAACTTAGTCGCAAAGGTGCCCCAGTGGAGGAAGTTAGTAGGAGAAGCCGCGCAACTCAGTCGTAAACGCGCCCAGTGGAGGAAGTTAGTAGGAGAAGCCGCGCAACTCAGTCGCAAAGGTGCCCCAGTGGAGGAAGTTAGTAGGAGAAGCCGCGCAAATCAGTCGTAAACGCGCCCCAGTGGAGGAAGTTAGTAGGAGAAGCCGCGCAACTCAGTCGTAAACGCGCCTCAGTAGAGGTAATTAGTAGGAGGTACCGCATAACTCAGTAGCAAACGCACCCCAGTGGAGGAAGTTAGTAGGAGAAGCCGCGCAACTCGGTCGCAAACGCACCCCAGTGGAGGAATTTAGTAGGAGAAGCCGCGCAACTCAGTAGCAAAGGTGCCCCGGTCTAGAATAGTGACAGTGAGAGTGCCGTCCTCCCCTCGCACTTACAATCTGCAAAAAAAGGACTTAGGCAGAGACAAGCTCCGCCCAAGTCCTTCCTCCTCAATTACCTGCCCACCCACCGGCGGAACCGTGACCAGAGGGAGTGACCTGTTCCCTCACCGCTATCCTCCAAGCCCTTCTTTTCAGAACCGTGTAAAGAGCATGTTTCTGTCGGTTCTGTCCCTGCTAAGAAGGTTTCGAGCACCGAATTGGGGCATTCCGGTGAAGCGAGCAGGCCAGTAGTGGGATCAATATTTACGCTAACAGCGCCTTCTGGAACAGGGAATAGAAGCGGGGGAGACCCCTCGAGAGCAGCTTGCGTAAATTGAGCGAATATAGGCGCTGCACGGTGAGCTTCACTCGAAGTAATAGCTCTACCCCGGTCATACCCGACCCACACTGCAGTTGTCAGATCAGGTGTATAGCCAACGAACCAAGCGTCCGAATCTGTAGTTCCCGTCTTACCCGCAACCGGTCGTTTGAGCATATGTTCTACACGGTGTCCTGTACCTCCTCGGTCAAACACGCTCTCCATTAGCTTTGTCGTTACGTACGATAGAGCTGGACTCAGTACTTCTACCAGATGGGGGTGGGCCTCATATAACAGCTTTCCATTGTGGTCTTGAATACTTGTTATCGCAATGGGTTCTGCCCTGCGCCCCTCGTTAGCGAAGACAGAGAAAGCAGATGCCATCTCAAAAGGGCTCACGGGAAAAGTTCCTAAAGCCAGAGAGGGCACTGATTTCAATGGAGCTTTTATGCCGAGCTTGCGTGCCATGGAGATTACACTTTCTGGCCCGACCTGCATAATCGTGTTGACAGCAAAAATATTGTCAGAAGTGGCAATAGCCTGACGCATACTGATTTCACCATTGAAGTAATGGTCATTATAGTTTCTCGGTCGATAAATCTTGCGGTCGTTATCGTAATAAAAATAGGTAGGCTCACTGCGATATCTAGTTGCCGGAGTGACAGAATGCTTCTCTAAAGCAGATGCGTACATGATAGGTTTAAAGGAAGAGCCAGGCTGACGAGTATTTGCGAATACACGATTAAACTGATTACTGCGGTAATTTCGCCCACCAACCATAGCTTTAATGTAACCGTTGCGAGGGTCAATGGCGATTAGTGCTGTTTGAAGCTCAGGGTTACCGCCTTGAAGTCCCTTTTTTACCGTGTTCTCTGCTATTTCCTGCATATGCGCATTAAGTGTTGTGCGAATAATCAGACCTTCCTCATTCATAATCCGCTCGTCCATCCCTAGCTGATCAAGAGCAACTTTTTTGACATAATCGACGAAATAAGGAGCTGATCTATCCTCCTCCTCAGGCAGAGGGCGGATGCTCAGACGCTGAGTGGCGGCGCTCGCAGCCTGCTCCTTCGTTATTTGGTCGGTGTCCTGCATCGCTTGAAGCACCTTGTGCTGTCTAGCTTGCGAATTAGCTAGATGAAGATGTGGAGAATAATATCGGGGACCCTTAGGGATCCCGGCTAATAGGGCGCTCTCTGCAAGGGTGAGCTCCTTTGCTGGCTTATCAAAATATAACCTGGAGGCGGCTTCTGCGCCGTAGGCTCCATGACCATAGTAGATTTGATTCAAATAGAGCTCTAGAATTTCATCTTTAGAATAAGCTCGCTCTAGTCGTGCTGCGTACCAAGCTTCCTTTAGCTTACGTGTCCAAGTTCTGGCATGGGAAAGATAAAGGTTGCGAGCAAGCTGTTGGGTTAATGTGCTTGCACCTTCCTGCTTGGACATATGTCTAATATCAATCCATGCCGCTCGTGCAAGCCCGTGTAAATCTACACCTGCATGCTCGTAAAAGCGGCGATCCTCGACGGCCAGCGTTGCCTTGACGAGCCATGGGGAAATATTAGAGAGCTTAACGATTTGCCGATTTACTCCACCCTGTAGAGTGGC
This portion of the Cohnella abietis genome encodes:
- a CDS encoding SGNH/GDSL hydrolase family protein, with protein sequence MANRQTAEAFVLIKEEALPLRYRPLSGEPVAVRSLSKFDHVDRIDYVEGKDYLIDYELGTIRRVEGSQIPDGALNPLYGLIDFNHELFADFSNRAYTIYVDYSTESITGNKGLTPIDLEKSTLLKRLISKLNSGEEALYVVYGDSISAGGEASEESLTYFGRIKSTLLDLYPQASIRIENKSIGGEDTHGGVSRIDEDVVPLMPDLVSIGYGMNDQNKFPEGNTTSLEDFEKNLRYMIDTIRKAGDSDILLVTPCEPNPLWQHTSGMTNHYANVIRRLGEEYGIGVVDAHAQWILELAAGKTPASLLLNNINHPNDYGHWIYSKAFVPMLKKS
- a CDS encoding alcohol dehydrogenase catalytic domain-containing protein — encoded protein: MKAQAVVFTGVRQVRFMEVDVPEPGAEDVVIDLEYSWISNGTESSFLYGERVTGEQVTRPEDILPFPQVAGYQKVGIVRSVGDEVKGLVPGDRVFASISKINGMMFDTGGHINPSVTHKSQVWKLPENSDPIAYSGLVLTQVGYNCGIRPSVSQGDVAVVIGDGMVGQWAAQTLAYRGAEVTVLGRHDQRLALLPPSIHPYNLRQNDVSNLIGDRTDIAVVVDTVGAMDTFRELKPAMKLDSHLVSAGFLGTTGMVDIQELRMQEMTLHSPSGWTTQRMDDTLVGIHEGWLQTTPLITHRFQAEDAEKAWRMIMDKSEFFLGVVLEW
- a CDS encoding alcohol dehydrogenase catalytic domain-containing protein — translated: MTVRIEIVSTCPRWDISMMGGKDMFDASKKPDYPLLPGFPGHEMAGTVVAVGSKVQSFKVGDRVAALEHLLGNGAYAEYLNYRTHELIKLPDSVEWKQAVSFELLKCVLIGLLQFGDITGKSMLVSGLGPAGMLAMQAASLMGASSVTAVDINRERIAYVNSLGIGLAKHSDDVKDERFDLGYDCVGAAASVQSLLEKVDSHLVIFGVLKGEVRYGGDLWFKGIKLESYKYRSFGESDQALLLDLVANKGLNTECLQTHHVPLYRYQETIKLLNKQEAIKVYSYPATDFSVAEIGG
- a CDS encoding helix-turn-helix transcriptional regulator, whose protein sequence is MKIRYCGAGTLSRSAEKPGGGMHTLSHEILYITGGKVRFKWRGNACEAEAPAVFILSASTPHELESLHGEAKYRFLELVEMEDFPFSEKQVDEWNFMQIRKDIYSRTVLGSSIVQSLDFVYHLQSTGEALQDSNLGEVCLLEVRKMYKLIAHLLEATSNQISVSKHQVKHKSRAAVDLLIDYMDWRYKENITLEALAGCVSLDPSYLVRLFKKHVNMTPFEYLRDLRLKAAASYLSGSDMPISAIIQETGFTSVHYFTRLFKARYGQSPAEWRKQLKGH
- a CDS encoding transglycosylase domain-containing protein, giving the protein MDETTSKVKPIPSKWTKIRRRLGWMTLLALLAFTITGSLLLQYAPLPVGATMQSTQILDADGQVLATLQGGVNRQIVKLSNISPWLVKATLAVEDRRFYEHAGVDLHGLARAAWIDIRHMSKQEGASTLTQQLARNLYLSHARTWTRKLKEAWYAARLERAYSKDEILELYLNQIYYGHGAYGAEAASRLYFDKPAKELTLAESALLAGIPKGPRYYSPHLHLANSQARQHKVLQAMQDTDQITKEQAASAATQRLSIRPLPEEEDRSAPYFVDYVKKVALDQLGMDERIMNEEGLIIRTTLNAHMQEIAENTVKKGLQGGNPELQTALIAIDPRNGYIKAMVGGRNYRSNQFNRVFANTRQPGSSFKPIMYASALEKHSVTPATRYRSEPTYFYYDNDRKIYRPRNYNDHYFNGEISMRQAIATSDNIFAVNTIMQVGPESVISMARKLGIKAPLKSVPSLALGTFPVSPFEMASAFSVFANEGRRAEPIAITSIQDHNGKLLYEAHPHLVEVLSPALSYVTTKLMESVFDRGGTGHRVEHMLKRPVAGKTGTTDSDAWFVGYTPDLTTAVWVGYDRGRAITSSEAHRAAPIFAQFTQAALEGSPPLLFPVPEGAVSVNIDPTTGLLASPECPNSVLETFLAGTEPTETCSLHGSEKKGLEDSGEGTGHSLWSRFRRWVGR